The DNA sequence GGCCCCGCGCCGGGTGTGCAGCGCGTGTGCTTCGCCGCGGAGCGTGGCTACCTGCTGCGGACGGAGGGCCCCGTCGACGGCGCCCAGGCCGCCCCCTGCGCGGACTTCTCGCAGGCGGAGCCGGAGGCGCTCGAGGAGCTCCTGCTGAACCTGCCCTCGGAGGCGCTGGCCTCCGGGGACTGGCCTCCCGCCGCGGCGTCCTCCACGCGAGGCACCTTCACCGCGGAGGGCCACAGCGTGCCCGCGCTCATCGCGCAGAGCAGCGAGAACGTCGAGGGCGTCCAGCGCGTCTTCTCCGAGACCTACGCGGCCGAGCCGTGGGCCCCGGGACTCGCGGGCCTGCCCTACGAGGCGCGCTTCCAGCCGCTCGCCAGCGGCACCGAGCGCGTGGTCGCCGGAGGCAAGCGTGAGTCGGAGGGCGGCACGCGGCTCGTGCGGTGGGGCTCGTGGCTCGTGAGCCCGAAGTGACGCAAGTCCCTCAGGACGTCGGCCTCGAAGCGCGCGGCGGGTCGCCACGCACGAGGTCGACGTGAAGCGCGGCGCCGTCGGGGCTGTTCACCCATTCGTGGAAGGCCCCGCGAAACGCCTCCACGGCCGTGAATAGCGGGCCGTGCGGCTGCCAGGACAAGGCATCCCCGTCCCGAGCCTCGTGGACCTCCAGCCCGATGAGCAAGGTTCCTCCGGCCCGCGGCGGCTGGAGCGGACGCACGAAGAGGCGCCGGTCTCCTTCCAGCCGGTACACCAGGGCCGTGAGATGACCCAGGACCCAACCCGCGACTGCCTCGCGGGCCTCGGGGGTGGGGGCGTCGACGGACAGCCGCAGGAATGTCGGCAGGTCGTGTTCCGCGTCCAGGGGCTGGAAGAGCGCGGCCCACGCGGAGGCGGTGCGCGAGGCGCGGGCGCTGGCCACGAGTTCGCGGGCGCGGAGCAGCTCCTCCCGCAGGACGCGGAACGTGGAGCGCGACACGTTGCGCGCGGTGTTTCGAGCCGGAAGCGCTGGAGCAATGACGGGCAGGAGGTCGCGCTTGCCTTCGGGGTGGTAGCGCGCTGTCTCGGGCGTGAGCGTCACGGGCTGGGGCCACGGCCAGGCCGCGAAGGTCTCGAAGAAGTGCGCGAGCAGCGACGCGTCGGAGGTCACGGCGTCCGAGGGCGCGCGGGTGCAGGCCCAGGCCGCGAGCAGCGTCCACGACAACCCGCCGAGATACCCCAGGGCATGCGAGTAGATGCCCCGGGCCCGGGCCCAGGCCTTGACCGCTCGAACCAGGGACGGGAACCGGTCGGTCCGTCCACCCTCCGGGGCGACGGCGGCGCGCAGTCCCAGCGTGTCCGCCAACCCCAGGATGGAGCGAAGCCCCGCGACGTCGAGCTGGGAGCCATGACGCTCCAGCAACGTCAGGGGTGCTTCGGGAGGCACGCCCGCGGGACGGCTCGCATAGGCCAGATCGAAGCTCACGCCGTCCAGGCACAGCTTCACCAAGGGGATGGCGGCGTCCGCCACATAGCGAGCGGGGGCTGAAGGGGACGTGGCCAGTTCCTGGAGGAGTGCTCGCGCGAAGTCCTCGCGAGACAGCGTCGCCGGGCCGATGGCGACCGCATCCACGTCACTGCCCACGCCGTCCGTGTCCAGCAGATACGAGCCATAGGGATGCAGTGAGGCTCCCACCCGCTCGCAGTGCCCGCGCAGCTGTTCCACCGCCGAGGTCCTCGCGGCGTGTCCCTCCCGTGAATCGACGGCGCCGAGCGAGGCCAGCACCTCTCGCAGGGAACGGTCGTCATGCGCTGGGAGGGTCCCATGCGTCCGAGGCGCGCGGCCCGTCAGAGGGATGCGCCGGACGACTTCAAAGGGAGTGTCCCCCTTCCGCCGGACGAGACACAGCTCCCCCACGCGGAACCTCAGCGGCCTCCAGCTCCGCTGCCACATGGCGAGCGTCCGGGCGACCTCCCCATCCTCCGTGAGCGCGAGCTGGCCCACGGAGAGGTGGGGCGTGAAGCCGACAAGGGCAGGCGACGCGCATTCGGGGAGGGCCGCGACGAGCCTCGCGTGCAGGGCCGTGAGGGCGCCCGCTGGCTGATCGTCCGGCCGAAGCCACGCCGTCGCGTTGGCGCGGTGCTCGAAGCGGTCGAACGCGGAGAGCATCACGTCGAAGGGTTCGAAGCCGTGGAGGGCGTCCACGAGGAGCGCCTCCGCCGTCTCGAAATCCTCCTCGGGAACGAAGGGGTGGAACAGCGTGATGTGGGGCATCCACCGCTGGAACTTCGCGTCGTGCTTCTTGCGCAGCGCCTGGATGGGGGCCCACGCCTCCTCGGGAGGGATGAGCACCAGGGCCGTGTGGTGGACCCGCGCCGCCGAGGACGGCGAGGCGAGCGTCAACGGAGAGGCCACCGCTTCGCGGCGCAGGACGCAGCGCACGCCGAAGTGGTCGGAAGCGAAGAGGGGTTCCCCCGTTGGTGCGGGCGGCCCCTTCACGGGCGCTTCCCCGAAGAGGCCGATGGCCTCCGGAGCGAACCGGCCCGACGGCGACGCCACCAGGATTCGGTCCAACCGCTGGAGCCGCCCCGAAACGGTGGTGAGCGCCGCCAGCGGGTTCAGCCGGGGGTTGAAGGTCTCCCCCGCTTCCGAAGGCCGCAGCGCGGACCACGCGTCCAAGAAGCCCGCGCGCGCGAAGGCCTCCGCTTCGGGAGCGCCATCGCCAAAGTTGAAGTCACCGGCCAGCATCAGGTCCGGGGACTCGGAAGGGCTCGTGCCCTCCAGTGCACGGGCCCAGTCGAGGAGGGCCTGCACCTGGACGGTGCGCGCGGCGGCGCCGGAGGCGTCCCGGTTGCTCGTCAGGTGCGGCGTGGCCACCCACAGCGTGGCGTCGGAGAAGCGGAGCTCGGCGGCGACGAGGCGTTTGTCCCGGGAGAAGCCGCGCTGCCAGACGGAGGCGAGCGGGATGCGCGACAGCAGGACCTGGCCATACGGAACCACGGTGGTCGCGCCGGGGCCCTCCGTCAGCCAGTAGTGTTCGCGCACCCAGGGTTCGGCGAGCAGTGCCCTGAGAAAGGGAGGGGTGACCTCCTGGAGTGCGATGACATCCGCGTCGGTGTCCCGCAGCAGCGCGAGGGTCGCCGGGGTCCTGCGCTCGGTCGCCAGCAGCTCCGCGTCGTACAGGTCGAAGAGGACGTTGAAGGTGGCGACGGTGAGCGACGCGGACGGGGTGAGCGCATGGCCCGTGTCGCGGGGGGCCTCGGACCATGAGCCCGAGCGCGCGTCGTAGCGCCACGCGGACAGCGGCGAGAAGCCGGGAACCGCGAGGGGCTGGGATGGCGTGGGCTCCTCGGCGGTGCCGGTGTTGCTCAGCAGGTCGACGCGCGCCTTGCGGTCCCACACCACCTGACGGCCGCGCTTGAAGTACCAGACGCGGTGCCAGGGGATCTCCCCATCGGGGACGAACGCCTCGAAGGGCATCTCCTCCAGCGCTCCGCGATGCGCGTCGTAGCCGACGACGAACTCGCGGGCATCGAGCCGGGGGTCCCACCGGATGCGGTGATACACCTCGCGGCTGGTCGTGAATCGGTCCTGTGACATGGCGAGGCTCCGTGGGCGCGGGGACCCGGATGACACGCCCGTGTCCCGGGATGCAATGCCGCGCACCCCAAGAAGGGCCGAGCACGCGCCGCCGCTGACGCTACGGCCCGCGCACAGCTGACAGTCCACGGCATGAGGCGTGTGGCCCTTGGCCCCGCGCCGTGCGGCACGCGAGGGCCCGGCCCAGGATTTGCCATGAGCCTCCGCCAACGGAGGAACGCAGGATGGGCATTCGCATAGGCGTGGTGGGAGCGGGGCTGGCGGTCCTCTCTTTGTTGTCAGTGGGTTGCACCAACCAGGACCGGACAATCGAGCCGGGTGATGACCCGGCGCCCCCTCCCTCCGATGGAAACGAAGTTCCCTCCCCTCCCCCTCCGGATTCCTCTCCGGATGGGGGCACGTTCCCACCGGAGGACGATGGGGGCACGACGCCCGATGCCGGCGACTTGCCCGACGGCGGGTCCTCGCCCGACGGCGGCGCCACCGCCGATGCGGGGCCGTGGCCCGTGGATGCGGTGCTCGACTACTCGCGCTCGTTTGGCGTTGGCACGCCGAGGAGCGTCGGGCTCGATGAAGGGCTGAACCTCTGGCTGCTCGACGGCACCCGCATTGGCGTCCTGCGCCCCGGCGACTCCGCCCCCACGTGGACCCGCGGCATCGGTCAAGCGAGCAAGCCGTTCGGCCCGGATTCGCTCGCCATCGACTCGACGGTCATCTGCGGCGGCGAAGCCGGGCGCGCCTACGTGGGCTACCTGGCCAACGAGATGAAGCGCGCGGAGGGAATCACGCAGCGCACGTACATCCCCAGCCCAGGCCAGGCGGGCTACTCGCCGGAGCGCTTCGCCGAGTACCAGAAGGGAGACCTCGATGCGGTCCGCCTCCAGCCGGATGGGACCGTCAAGCTCGAGGAGCACATCTGGCGCACCACCGGCGCTGCGAACGCGGGCCGGCAGCTGGGCATCCACAACACCAATGACTTCCACTACGAGGAGGACCGCACCGTCATCAGCTGCGCCCGGGTGACGCGCGGTCGGGATCGCGGGGACCTCTACATCACGACCAACCACGGCGTGACCCGCATCCAGGGGCTCACCTACAACAGCCACCGCCACCCGGGCTGGTACCTCTACGAGAACGGTTCGGAATGGGGATCGCTGCAATGCCCGCCGATGCACGGACTGGGCATCGCGCCGAATGGCGACGTCCTCGTCGCCAACGAGCAGATGGTCGGGATCCTCGCGCCCAGCCCCAAGCTGGAGGAGTGGGACCGCGAGAACACCTGGGAGGGCCCCACGCCCTGGAAGTTCAAGAGCTTCAATGAACTCATCAACGGGCTGGCCTCCGATGACTACTGGCGTGCCTTCGAGCAGAGCGCCTCCGGCCGCTACTACCTGGGGAGCGCGGAGTTCGGCGTCTGGGCGATGACGCTGAAGTCGCGCTCGACAGGGAGCTGGTCGAAGCTCGCGGGGCTGCCGACGAATCACATCCAGGCCCTCAAGGCGACGGACGATGGGGCGCTCTACATCGGCACGAATGGCGCGGGCCTCTGGCGGCTGGAGCCAGATGGCACGACGCTGAGCCCCGTGAAGCAGGTCGCCGGGCAACGCGTCCTGCAGCTCGTCTACGAGCCCACCGTGACGCCGAGCATGCTGCTCGTCCTCACCAACCAGGGGCTGACCGTCCTCCGAGGCCCGTAGGCCCGGGCACCGCGCCTGGCGAAGCGCCTTTCTCAGGAGAGCTTCGCCAGCGCGGGCAGCACCTCGCCGCTCAGGCCCTGCACGAAGTGGTGGAAGCGCTCCGTGTTGGCGGCGGACTCGTAGTTGACGAGCCACGTGTCCCCTCGCGCGGCGCGCACCTCGTCCACGATGCCCGCCGCGGGCCACACCGCGCCGGAGGTGCCCGCGGCCAGGAACACCAGGCGGGTGCCGTCAGCGCGCGTGATGAACTCCCCGATGCGCTCCAGGTCCGCGGAGGCCAGCGACTCGCCGAACCAGACGATGTCAGGCCGCAAGCGCCCACCGCAGCTATCGCACACAGGCACCGTGCCCGACGGATGCACGGTGGTGTCCGCGAAGGGCGCCCGCCGGCAGTCCGCGCACTTCGTGCGGAAGAGGTTGCCGTGCATGTCCACCACGCGCTGGCTGCCCGCGCGCGTATGCAGTCCGTCCACGTTCTGGGTGGCCAGCAGGAAGCGGTCTCCCAGGTGCGCTTCCCAGCGCACCAGCGCGTCGTGACCCGGGTTGGGCTTCACGTCCGCCGCGCCCGAGCGGCGCTGTGAATAGAAGCGCCACACGAGCGCGGGGTTCGCCTCGAAGCCCTGGGGAGACGCCACCGCCTCCACGGGGTGGTTCTCCCACAGGCCGTTCATGCCCCGGAAGGTGGGGACACCGCTTTCAGCGGAGACTCCGGCGCCGGTGAGCACGAGCAGGCGGGTTCGCGAATCCAGGACGAGCGGTTCCACACAGCCTCCTGTGCCATCCGGCACCAGGGTTGTTAGAAGGGGCGGGAAATCCCCACCGAGGTCCCCATCATGGCGGAAGTCACCCTGGATCTGCGCGGTCAGCCCAAGACCGACGCGTACGCCGAGTTGAAAACGCACGCCCTCGCCATCCTCGAAGGCGTGGACGACGACATCTGCGCGATGGCGACGATGAGCTGCCTCTTGCACAACGCCTTCGGCCACCTGTGGACCGGCTTCTACCGGGTGGTGACGCCCGGAAAGCTGCTGCGCGTGGGCCCCTACCAGGGGACGCTCGGGTGCCTGGAGATCACCTTCGGCAAGGGCGTGTGCGGCACGTCCGCCGCCAAGGGTGAGACGGTGGTGGTGCCGGACGTGCACGCCTTCCCGGGCCACATCACCTGCGACGGCCGCTCCGCGTCGGAGATCGTCGTGCCGGTGTACGGCCGCGACCGCGAGCTGCTCGCCGTGCTCGACATCGACTCCGAGCACAAGAACACCTTCGACGACGTGGACCGCGCGGCGCTGGAGGACCTGATGACCTGGTTCCAGCACCGCGCATCCTGAGCAGGGCTCGGACCTCAGCGCTTCGCGAGCCGGGCGTAGGCCGCGGCCAGCGCCCCCGCGAAGCGCG is a window from the Corallococcus silvisoli genome containing:
- a CDS encoding poly(A) polymerase; translation: MSQDRFTTSREVYHRIRWDPRLDAREFVVGYDAHRGALEEMPFEAFVPDGEIPWHRVWYFKRGRQVVWDRKARVDLLSNTGTAEEPTPSQPLAVPGFSPLSAWRYDARSGSWSEAPRDTGHALTPSASLTVATFNVLFDLYDAELLATERRTPATLALLRDTDADVIALQEVTPPFLRALLAEPWVREHYWLTEGPGATTVVPYGQVLLSRIPLASVWQRGFSRDKRLVAAELRFSDATLWVATPHLTSNRDASGAAARTVQVQALLDWARALEGTSPSESPDLMLAGDFNFGDGAPEAEAFARAGFLDAWSALRPSEAGETFNPRLNPLAALTTVSGRLQRLDRILVASPSGRFAPEAIGLFGEAPVKGPPAPTGEPLFASDHFGVRCVLRREAVASPLTLASPSSAARVHHTALVLIPPEEAWAPIQALRKKHDAKFQRWMPHITLFHPFVPEEDFETAEALLVDALHGFEPFDVMLSAFDRFEHRANATAWLRPDDQPAGALTALHARLVAALPECASPALVGFTPHLSVGQLALTEDGEVARTLAMWQRSWRPLRFRVGELCLVRRKGDTPFEVVRRIPLTGRAPRTHGTLPAHDDRSLREVLASLGAVDSREGHAARTSAVEQLRGHCERVGASLHPYGSYLLDTDGVGSDVDAVAIGPATLSREDFARALLQELATSPSAPARYVADAAIPLVKLCLDGVSFDLAYASRPAGVPPEAPLTLLERHGSQLDVAGLRSILGLADTLGLRAAVAPEGGRTDRFPSLVRAVKAWARARGIYSHALGYLGGLSWTLLAAWACTRAPSDAVTSDASLLAHFFETFAAWPWPQPVTLTPETARYHPEGKRDLLPVIAPALPARNTARNVSRSTFRVLREELLRARELVASARASRTASAWAALFQPLDAEHDLPTFLRLSVDAPTPEAREAVAGWVLGHLTALVYRLEGDRRLFVRPLQPPRAGGTLLIGLEVHEARDGDALSWQPHGPLFTAVEAFRGAFHEWVNSPDGAALHVDLVRGDPPRASRPTS
- a CDS encoding SIR2 family NAD-dependent protein deacylase; this encodes MEPLVLDSRTRLLVLTGAGVSAESGVPTFRGMNGLWENHPVEAVASPQGFEANPALVWRFYSQRRSGAADVKPNPGHDALVRWEAHLGDRFLLATQNVDGLHTRAGSQRVVDMHGNLFRTKCADCRRAPFADTTVHPSGTVPVCDSCGGRLRPDIVWFGESLASADLERIGEFITRADGTRLVFLAAGTSGAVWPAAGIVDEVRAARGDTWLVNYESAANTERFHHFVQGLSGEVLPALAKLS
- a CDS encoding GAF domain-containing protein, which encodes MAEVTLDLRGQPKTDAYAELKTHALAILEGVDDDICAMATMSCLLHNAFGHLWTGFYRVVTPGKLLRVGPYQGTLGCLEITFGKGVCGTSAAKGETVVVPDVHAFPGHITCDGRSASEIVVPVYGRDRELLAVLDIDSEHKNTFDDVDRAALEDLMTWFQHRAS